The genomic region GTTGCAAAATAGCTTTCACTCCCAAAAGCGCTACTCTTCGCGACGAAATAAAATGCTGCCGCACCTCTTCCGGAGAAAGTGCGGCCAAGATTGTTCTGCGCAGCTTCAAAATGTCGCTCACAATTTTCACTATCTCTTCCTCTTTCATTTCATTCATCATCCTCATGAAGGTTTGATATCGTCTTATTTTCAAAACGAATGGTCAACTTCTGCTCTGTAAAACGCGCTCCTGTGATTTCTCGCCCCAGCAGCGTTCGCGGCAGAAGCACCTTACGCTTGTATGGACCTGCCTGTACAGTCAGTTCGTCGCCCTTTTGACTGAGTTGATGCTGATCCTTTTGGACAAACGGCAGGACCAGTTCCAAAACATAACCGTCTTCTTCCTTGCGAATCTCCTGCACTTTGCCCCGGTACAATACCGCCGCGGCATCCGTATTGGCAAATGCCGCTTCACCGATCCGTTTGAGCATCGGCAATCCGTATACCTCGGACTCCATCATAGGGATGCGGAGAATAGGAAGCGGGCTAAAGGAGTTGCGTATTTCCTCCTCATACTTGAGATGAATGTCGCGCCAGGTTGACCAGTACCCGGTGCCGGCTTCCGCAGGCAATACCCGATTGACAATAATCGCATCCGTGTTGAATCCGTACAAGTTCAAATAGGTAAAAGCCCTCCTTGCTTCGGCGATCACCATTTTTTCGGGATTGACGACGACACGCACAGACGTCATCGCAGGATCAATGATGATTTTTTGCAGTTTTTCCAATTGCCGAACCAATGATGCAAGACTATCCAGCACGTTGTCACCCGGCAGTTCCAAACCTCCCGCGACGACTTTCGCGACCGGACGCACCACCTTCAATAGTCGACGCTCGTAAGGGAACACCTTCTCCAGCCACCAACGGAGCAGATTCGGATAGCTGAGCAACCGCAACGTCTCTCCCGTCGGGGCACAATCGACGATGATGGCGTCATAGTCACCGCTCGTCGCATGGCGCCTGATTTCCATGAGACTGAACAGCTCCTCCATTCCTGGAAAAACGAGCATTTCCTCGGTGGTGATATCATTCAGATTGGCCCAACTCATCAATCCGGACAGCCAATTCCGGACAGCGCCCCAATGCTTTTCGGTTTCCCGGAGACTGTCCACCTCCACCCCCCATAGCCGCTCGCTAATCCGTACCGGTTCACTGCCAAGGGCGACTTGGAACGAATCGGACAAACTGTGCGCCGCGTCCGTACTCAAAATCAAAGTCCGGTAACCCTGTTCCGCTAGCTTGACCGCTGTAGCTGCGGCGACGCTTGTTTTCCCGACCCCGCCTTTCCCGGTATAAATAATGACCCTCATCCGGCACCCTCCTTTACTACGAAATCGTAGTTTTAATCTAAAAAAACGCTTTTCCTATCTTTACAGCCAAGGAAAGAAATTGTTTTAGCTCATTGGGGCTGAGCGCAGCCTGCACGCGCGCAAACACCTTCTCAATGATCGCCCTTGCCTGCGAAACGATCTGCATTCCTTCTTCGGTAAGTTGGACAAGGATGATGCGTTGATCCTTATCGGAAGGGTATCGTTTAATCAATCCTTTGCGGTCAAGCCGTTGTGCCAGACTTGTCATGGTGCTGAGCGGCGCCCCCAGTTCCGAAGCAAGCGCGGACATCGTCATCTCACCGCGAAAATGCAGCATCAACAGTACGGCAATCTCGGACCGGTTAACTTTGCGCTCCAAACCGGCCATTTCCGGGAGCAGACTCAAGGGCCGCAATCCGTTCTTCAAAAAGAGTTCCAAAATCTGTTCCATAAGGTTAGGTTCCCCGTGTACTTTAATATCAATACATCTTCACACCTTCATATTACTACGAATTCGTATTTTTTTCAATAACTTATAAAGGGGCAAGCCAGTTTGAACCCCATTGAAGGGCAAAGTATAAAAGAATGCCAGCGAATAAAAAAAGAGCAGCACGCCGGTCTCCAGCAGCATTCACCACCGGAAGCAAATCCGTCGCCGCAACATACAGAAAAATCCCTGAAGAGAATGCAATGGCGACAGCGATTGTCTGTTCGCCCGGCAAATAAAAATCCGAAAGAACAAATGCCGTAACGGCACCTGCAAGAGTAGATACCCCTAATAAGAGAGCGGCTCCTATTGCCTTTTTCTGGTCTTGAAGAAGGGTAAAAATGATGGATGAAATGGTTAATCCGTCCGGAATTTTATGAAGGAGTACGGCAATAAACACGGTAATACCCAGACCAAAATCAACATCAAAG from Candidatus Reconcilbacillus cellulovorans harbors:
- a CDS encoding ZIP family metal transporter, encoding MNWSSFLFVLLAACANVVGGLMFVFKQNWSRRGLYALMAMSAGLLMAIAILDFIPDSLEHESSSPVFILLGMLSVYFFQQYVAGHFHYGEETHVHDHVKSTTVGAMVGMLIHTFFDGLSIAASFDVDFGLGITVFIAVLLHKIPDGLTISSIIFTLLQDQKKAIGAALLLGVSTLAGAVTAFVLSDFYLPGEQTIAVAIAFSSGIFLYVAATDLLPVVNAAGDRRAALFLFAGILLYFALQWGSNWLAPL
- a CDS encoding arsenic-transporting ATPase — protein: MRVIIYTGKGGVGKTSVAAATAVKLAEQGYRTLILSTDAAHSLSDSFQVALGSEPVRISERLWGVEVDSLRETEKHWGAVRNWLSGLMSWANLNDITTEEMLVFPGMEELFSLMEIRRHATSGDYDAIIVDCAPTGETLRLLSYPNLLRWWLEKVFPYERRLLKVVRPVAKVVAGGLELPGDNVLDSLASLVRQLEKLQKIIIDPAMTSVRVVVNPEKMVIAEARRAFTYLNLYGFNTDAIIVNRVLPAEAGTGYWSTWRDIHLKYEEEIRNSFSPLPILRIPMMESEVYGLPMLKRIGEAAFANTDAAAVLYRGKVQEIRKEEDGYVLELVLPFVQKDQHQLSQKGDELTVQAGPYKRKVLLPRTLLGREITGARFTEQKLTIRFENKTISNLHEDDE